The following coding sequences are from one Pelmatolapia mariae isolate MD_Pm_ZW linkage group LG4, Pm_UMD_F_2, whole genome shotgun sequence window:
- the LOC134625950 gene encoding retinal cone rhodopsin-sensitive cGMP 3',5'-cyclic phosphodiesterase subunit gamma-like gives MNASPPAGSALAPGGATGPTTPKKGPPKFKQRQTRTFKSKAPKPGQKGFGDDIPGMEGLGTDFTVVCPWEAFGDMELSDLAKYGII, from the exons ATGAACGCCAGCCCCCCAGCAGGAAGCGCCCTGGCCCCCGGTGGAGCCACAGGCCCCACTACGCCCAAGAAGGGGCCACCCAAGTTCAAGCAGAGGCAGACCCGCACATTCAAGAGCAAGGCCCCCAAGCCAGGCCAGAAGGg CTTTGGTGATGACATCCCTGGCATGGAGGGTCTTGGCACAGACTTCACAGTGGTGTGCCCATGGGAAGCCTTCGGCGACATGGAGCTCAGCGACTTGGCCAAATACGGCATCATTTAA